A stretch of Candidatus Angelobacter sp. DNA encodes these proteins:
- a CDS encoding isoprenylcysteine carboxylmethyltransferase family protein, which yields MSKASDSITLGCWIVFVAYWFISALRVKAIAERQSLLSALAHRIPVGSGWFLMAYQHLPHPFNTPLTPRTDLTQIFGAMICVPGLFVTIWARWTLAGNWSSDVTLKRGHELVNTGPYRFARHPIYTGLLVMSLGTAIDIGCLRVWLGLAVVFIGFWIKLKQEERLMVRHFPDEYPAYQKQVNALVPFIL from the coding sequence ATGTCAAAAGCCTCGGATTCGATCACGCTCGGCTGCTGGATTGTTTTCGTCGCTTACTGGTTCATCAGCGCGCTCCGCGTCAAAGCGATCGCCGAGCGGCAGAGTTTGTTGTCGGCATTGGCGCATCGGATTCCCGTGGGGTCCGGCTGGTTTCTGATGGCGTATCAGCATCTGCCGCATCCGTTCAACACCCCGTTGACCCCGCGCACGGATTTGACACAAATCTTCGGCGCAATGATTTGTGTGCCTGGATTGTTCGTGACGATCTGGGCGCGCTGGACGCTCGCTGGAAACTGGAGCAGTGACGTGACGCTCAAGCGGGGCCATGAACTGGTAAACACGGGGCCGTATCGCTTCGCGCGTCATCCCATCTACACCGGCCTGCTCGTGATGAGCTTGGGCACGGCAATCGACATTGGCTGCCTGCGCGTCTGGCTCGGGTTGGCGGTCGTGTTCATCGGATTTTGGATCAAGCTCAAGCAGGAGGAGCGGCTCATGGTCCGGCATTTCCCTGATGAATATCCAGCCTATCAAAAGCAGGTGAACGCCCTTGTGCCATTCATCCTTTGA
- a CDS encoding serine/threonine protein kinase has protein sequence MINRSSRPPIWIVPLVVAGLVAVFGWWGHARLRQTIEAELKDDLATTLAANVTALEIWTTNQERLATTLAEEPRVRTLAARIFDVLERAGGDTNKLSELREIEELGSYLRPRLNKTGYEIAHLVSTNYLVVAGPMRGRFRAMFPVYDEHLAKFSELFASGQPVVITPFKPKRPADLGPRGGARRVRAGEPRGSFDNAAPSRGKDTAPPPEGARPQPLQLPRFRRGDVTLMQVAAPVRDNTGVILGALALVINPDAEFTRILSVARSGKSGETYAFDQHGLLVSRSRFDEQLKKLGLIEDRAAASSALNLRLSDPGRDSPQKIVPEDPASATRPLTRIVANALAGATGVDVTPSRDYRGVSVVGAWQWLPQLGFGVATQIDADEAYQPLRVLQLLFLILFLLLLLSAIGMFLFSYLNVIWRRRLSEAELKLKQLGQYTLEEKIGEGGMGIVYRARHALMRRDTAVKLLLPDRADPDSIRRFEREVCLTCRLTHPNTIQVYDYGHTPEGIFYYAMEFLIGLNLHQLVAQFGPQPESRVVHILTQICDALSEAHALGLVHRDIKPANVFLCNRGGVPDCVKVLDFGLVREYRTGERDVPRLVGGNGVEGTPAFMPPEAIRDSARSDPRSDLYSVGALGYYLLTGEHVFPAESLRELYDKHLDEPPPPPRRRTTNPISEEMETIILQCLEKEPQRRPQSAVELSSRLIRSPGASAWGTDARAEWWAAYQSRESQRLPSTGQDISSPIDATVKVNFDSRIK, from the coding sequence ATGATCAATCGTTCATCCAGGCCGCCCATCTGGATTGTCCCGTTGGTGGTCGCCGGATTGGTGGCTGTCTTTGGCTGGTGGGGCCATGCCCGTCTGCGTCAGACGATCGAAGCCGAGTTGAAGGATGACCTCGCCACGACGCTGGCCGCGAACGTGACGGCGCTGGAGATCTGGACGACCAACCAGGAAAGACTGGCCACGACGCTGGCGGAAGAACCGCGGGTGCGAACGCTGGCCGCGCGCATTTTCGATGTGTTGGAGCGGGCCGGCGGTGATACGAACAAACTGTCGGAACTGCGGGAGATCGAGGAGTTGGGCAGTTACCTCCGGCCGCGTCTGAACAAAACCGGGTACGAAATCGCGCACCTGGTCAGCACAAATTATCTCGTGGTGGCCGGACCCATGCGGGGCCGGTTCCGCGCGATGTTTCCGGTGTACGACGAACACCTCGCCAAGTTTTCCGAGCTGTTTGCCTCCGGCCAGCCGGTTGTCATCACGCCGTTCAAGCCCAAACGTCCGGCGGACCTGGGCCCTCGCGGCGGAGCGCGCCGGGTGCGGGCCGGTGAACCCCGCGGATCATTCGACAACGCCGCTCCCTCGCGCGGAAAGGACACCGCCCCTCCTCCGGAGGGAGCGCGTCCGCAACCATTACAGCTGCCTCGATTCCGGCGCGGCGACGTCACGCTGATGCAGGTGGCGGCCCCCGTGCGCGACAATACGGGTGTGATTCTTGGCGCGCTGGCGCTGGTCATCAACCCGGACGCCGAGTTTACGCGGATTCTGTCCGTCGCACGGTCGGGAAAGTCCGGAGAAACCTACGCGTTCGACCAGCATGGACTCCTGGTTTCACGAAGCCGGTTTGATGAGCAATTGAAGAAACTGGGCCTGATCGAGGACCGTGCCGCCGCCAGTTCCGCCCTCAACCTCCGTCTCAGCGATCCGGGCAGAGATTCGCCGCAAAAGATTGTCCCGGAAGACCCGGCCTCGGCAACTCGCCCGCTGACGCGCATCGTCGCCAACGCGTTGGCGGGTGCGACCGGAGTGGACGTAACGCCTTCGCGCGATTACCGCGGCGTTTCCGTCGTCGGGGCGTGGCAATGGCTGCCACAACTCGGATTCGGCGTAGCCACTCAAATTGACGCCGACGAGGCCTACCAGCCGCTGCGCGTGCTTCAACTGCTGTTCCTGATTCTGTTCCTGCTCCTGCTGCTTTCCGCCATCGGCATGTTCCTGTTTTCCTATCTGAACGTCATCTGGCGCCGGAGATTGAGCGAGGCGGAACTCAAGTTGAAGCAGCTCGGCCAATACACGCTGGAGGAAAAGATCGGCGAGGGTGGCATGGGAATCGTTTACCGGGCGCGCCACGCGCTGATGCGCCGGGACACCGCCGTCAAGCTTCTGCTGCCCGACCGCGCGGACCCGGATTCGATCCGCCGCTTCGAGCGCGAAGTCTGCCTCACCTGCCGGCTCACGCATCCCAACACGATCCAGGTGTATGACTACGGCCACACGCCCGAGGGCATTTTTTATTACGCGATGGAATTCCTCATCGGCCTGAACCTGCATCAACTGGTTGCGCAATTCGGCCCCCAGCCCGAGAGCCGGGTCGTGCACATCCTCACGCAAATTTGCGATGCGTTGTCCGAGGCTCACGCCCTCGGCCTGGTGCATCGCGATATCAAACCGGCGAACGTGTTTCTTTGCAACCGGGGCGGTGTGCCTGACTGCGTCAAGGTGCTCGATTTCGGCCTGGTCCGTGAATACCGGACCGGCGAGCGCGATGTCCCGCGGCTTGTCGGAGGCAACGGCGTCGAAGGCACTCCCGCATTCATGCCACCGGAGGCGATCAGGGACTCCGCTCGCAGCGATCCGCGCAGCGACCTCTATTCCGTTGGCGCACTCGGTTACTATCTGTTGACCGGTGAACATGTTTTTCCGGCTGAATCCCTCCGCGAACTTTACGACAAACACCTCGACGAACCCCCGCCGCCGCCACGTCGCCGAACCACAAATCCGATCAGCGAAGAGATGGAAACCATCATCCTTCAATGCCTCGAAAAAGAGCCCCAGCGGAGGCCTCAATCCGCCGTCGAATTGAGCTCCCGGTTGATACGCAGCCCCGGGGCGTCCGCGTGGGGAACAGACGCGCGCGCCGAATGGTGGGCCGCGTACCAAAGCCGGGAATCCCAAAGATTACCGTCCACCGGTCAGGATATTTCGTCACCCATTGACGCCACAGTGAAGGTCAATTTCGACAGCAGGATAAAATAA